CTTTAAAACCGGTCATGGCGACAAATGAGGAGGTGACAAAAACAGGAGAGAGCCGGTTTTCGACTATTTCGGAGACCCACAAAAAGTCATCAATATTCTCGGCTATACTTCTGTATTTTGCTTCGGACTCCTCGATCAGTTTCCTGGCGAGCCTCATCTGAGTGATGTCCCTGACGATTAGGACATTAAAGGTTTTGTTGTTAAATTCGAATGAAGCTCTCGACACCTCTGCGATGAAAGCATTCCCGTCTTTTTTTACTCCGTTAAATTCCTTTCCCTCTGTTGAGTTCAACGGGTCATCTACAGGATGTATGAAGGAATTGAAGCTTTTCCCGATAATCTCGAGTTCAGAATCATATCCGAATATTCTCACAAAGCTGTTGTTCACAAAGATGAGAGAATCCGCTTCTTCAACGGCAATTCCATCGTTGGATGCCTCGAAGATTGACTGCATCAGAAGGATGTCCTGAGTAGTCTTCTCCCTTGAGGAAATATCCCTTATCAGGCAGGCAAAGCTTGAGAATGTCTCGTCTTCCTCAAAATAAACGAAAGTAACTTCCGCCGGGAAGACTCTGCCGGTGCTCGTTTTAGCTCTTAAATTTCTTTTTTGAATGCCGGAAGTTCGCACCTGGTCAATTACGATGCTCTCATCCGTAAAAAGATCGTTAAGATTCAGGTCTCTTTTTTGTGAATCATATGAGAGGATCGAGTAAAATCTTTCATTTGCCTTAATGATCCGTCCTTCATTGTCGAATTCGCAGATGAGGTCTTCGGATGAATTCAAAAAGGTTCTCAACTGCCGGTTTGTAAGTTGCAGAGCCCGTTTTTCCTTTTCCTCTTCGAAAATATCCCGGCAGATAATGGTGGCGCCGCCCTGGGAATCGATATTTTCGATCAGTCTGAACTCACCGAGTCCGGTGTTTTTTGCAGAGTTGTAGAGAGACCTGAAAACACCCCCCTTGAGTAACGGCGGGAAGTGGTTGATAATCAGGGAGACATTTTTGTTGAAGACCTCAAGTTTTTTGTAGCCAAAAAAGTTTTCGGCTTCCTTGCTCCATGATACGATTTCCTTTTTTTTGTTTACGGAGAAAATCGCCAGCCCCCCTTTTTCAGCGAGAACTGCGTAAGTCGAGAGTTCTCCTATTTGCTTTTCAAGAGATTTCAAATTCATCTCCTGATGCGACACATCATCAAGGGTGAACAGAATTCTGGGTTTTTCGTCAGCATCGAAAAAAGGAATTGACTTAAGGTTCAGAAAGTGTAATTCCCGGTCCTTTTTAAGTTCAATCAGAGTGGATGATTGCAGTTCTGTCACTTTAATGGAAGTCGGATTCAGTTTCAGGAGTGAAAAAACAGACTCTTTCAGGACAGGTGAACTTTCGCTTAAATACTTGAAGACCTGTCGCCCTCCGTAAAAAAGAATTTTACCATCATCCTTTGTTATGAAGACGAGATCGTACAATGACGAAAGGATGTCGCCGGTCTTTTCATAGTGGAGATTCGTACTCATTACGAGTTCGGGAATTACCCGGAGATCCTCCACTATTATCAGCCCACCTGAAAAGTCATCATCCGAATAAAGAGGAACACATTTACAAATCAGGCTTATGTTTCTTTTCCCCGAACTTATTCTTCTTATCTCTCTTTCGAAGGCTATTCCATCTTTTACTTTGAGGAGGTCTTCAGCAAGATCGACATAATCGAAAAGCCGGGTTTCAAGAAGATTGACGGATTGGTTGTCCTCCGAAATTGACTGATTAAGAACTCCCATCCTGAAGAGGGCGGAGTTGATGGATGTGGTCACGAGGTCGTTGTCGAAAATCACGATCCCAATCGGAAGTGAATCCACGGGCAGGAAAGAATAAGCGGAATTGTCTGTTTTTTTCTTTGGCATAATAACTGAGATTAAGGAATGCAATTTAATCTATTGCCATGACATAAAAATAATGGAACTTTTTTGATTTTGGGTGGTAAAATAGTGAAAGATGTTACAAAATATCTTGCATATAAATATAAAGAGGATTATTTTAAGTTGCGAAAAAAATTAATTAGTAAAGGACAAAACCCTATGAAGAACCTTTTATTGTTAGCCGCTGTGGTATTCTTTTTTACCGCCGGTACAGTAACCGCCCAAAAGGCACCCGCTGATGCAAAAATAAAAATGTGCAACAGTTGTCATAAAGAAGGCAAAAACAAATTTGATGAGTTCAAGGCATGGCTTCAGACCAATCATGCCAAAGTAACTGAAGCTTTCGACAAACCGGAAGCAAAGGAAATCGCTGACAAGAACAAAGTTGCCAATCCAAAAGAAGCAGCAGCCTGTCTTTCATGCCATGTCGACAAAATGAAGGTTGAAAACTTTAACCCTAAAGATATCGATTGCATGAGCTGTCATAATCCTGAAAGCAAAGTGCACGCGATACCCGAAAAGGTTACACACCCAAGCGCTAAAAAAGCCGGTACTACTCAAAACTAATTCCGGTTGGAGCTTTTTATCAAAGGCTGTCTGAAAATGGCAGCCTTTTTTATGTTTAAATAGAGTAGTAGGAGATTACATCATCGGGGAGGCGAACCGGACGCCCAGTTTCAGAAGATACCAAAGTGTAGAAGAACTTTCCGGTTGCGACGATCTTCATGGTTTTTTTATTAAATATGGTAAAATCAACCGTACAGTTGGCTCCCCCGAAAGATTCCATTCCGGTCTCAACCAGTGCAGTGTCACCCATCATGAGCGATCGTTTATATTCAATTGTGGTTTTTGAGACGACCCATGTGAGTTTTCTTTTCAGAAAATCATCCATCGGGAATTTATAGTTGTTTTCCATCTGGTCATATCTTGCGGCAAGTACATAATCGAGATATTTTGTGAAATGGACATGATTATTCACATCCACATCATCGGGGCGGACTTTAATTTCACTTCTGAATTTTGAGAACAACTACAGCTCCGGGTCAGAAAGCTTTGTTGAACTCTCGATATCGACCATTTTCACATCTTTTACATAGTCCGACATCTTCGGCTCCTGTATTTCCTTGAGCTGATCGAGGATGTAGGCGACATCGTTCACTGCGGTTTCGATGTAGTCAATTCTTTTCGTAATGGCTTCTTTCGAAAGTTCCGGTTTGCTGATTTCTCTTTTCAGTGCAGAAACAGCCAGTTTAATTACGGTAAGCGGCTGCTTTATTTTGTGATTGGCGGTTACCACTGTCGCGGCGAACATATTCAGTCTCTCCGACTCGATCATCTGTTTTCTGATCTCTCTGAATTTCAGGGCTGAATGGATCCTTGCGAGAATCTCCACTCTGTCGAACGGTTTTTTAACATAGTCATGGGCACCTGCCTGTAAACCGATGGAGGTGTCTTCGGCCGTTACTCTTGCGGTAACGAGAATTATCGGAATGTCGGCTGTTTTTTCGTCGGAACTGAGATTTTGGCACACCTCAAGTCCGTTCATTCCCGGAAGCATGATATCCAGCAGAATCAGGTCGGGGAGATATTCAAACGCCATTTTCATCCCTGTTTCACCATCATACGCAAATATGAAGTCGTGCTTCTCCCGCTTTAGTATTGTTTCAAGATACTTGATATTCTGTTCGTGGTCATCGACCGCTAAAATTAGACTCATGGCAACTCTGTAAAATATTGAAACAAAATATAATCAATCACTAACTTTTAATTCAACCAAATCAACTTCATTCCTGTTAAGAAAGAGGACTTTTACGCTGTTTTCGGTGATTTCCTTTATTATCCCGTGTTTTACTTCATCCCCCGTCTTCAAAACCATTTTTGTATTGAATCTCAGATGCTGGAACACAGCTTCCCCGTTCTTAATGGAACGAAGTTCATACTCGGAAAGGTCTATTGTTCCTGCA
The nucleotide sequence above comes from Ignavibacteria bacterium. Encoded proteins:
- a CDS encoding PAS domain S-box protein, producing the protein MPKKKTDNSAYSFLPVDSLPIGIVIFDNDLVTTSINSALFRMGVLNQSISEDNQSVNLLETRLFDYVDLAEDLLKVKDGIAFEREIRRISSGKRNISLICKCVPLYSDDDFSGGLIIVEDLRVIPELVMSTNLHYEKTGDILSSLYDLVFITKDDGKILFYGGRQVFKYLSESSPVLKESVFSLLKLNPTSIKVTELQSSTLIELKKDRELHFLNLKSIPFFDADEKPRILFTLDDVSHQEMNLKSLEKQIGELSTYAVLAEKGGLAIFSVNKKKEIVSWSKEAENFFGYKKLEVFNKNVSLIINHFPPLLKGGVFRSLYNSAKNTGLGEFRLIENIDSQGGATIICRDIFEEEKEKRALQLTNRQLRTFLNSSEDLICEFDNEGRIIKANERFYSILSYDSQKRDLNLNDLFTDESIVIDQVRTSGIQKRNLRAKTSTGRVFPAEVTFVYFEEDETFSSFACLIRDISSREKTTQDILLMQSIFEASNDGIAVEEADSLIFVNNSFVRIFGYDSELEIIGKSFNSFIHPVDDPLNSTEGKEFNGVKKDGNAFIAEVSRASFEFNNKTFNVLIVRDITQMRLARKLIEESEAKYRSIAENIDDFLWVSEIVENRLSPVFVTSSFVAMTGFKVSEFVGNNHFWFRIIHPEDLDGYFLDLKNLLRNKYKNGGALECRIIAKNGASIWVKNKISFVREGDKIVKMFGLVSDITKQKQAEDEINQSTENLKKLNEAKDRFISIISHDMRTPFSSILGFTDFLLSEEMSPEEMKKYITYIQDSTKIMLGLVNSLLDWTRLQTGKMKFEPVKQNLHLIVSKSFSAVSGTALQKNITLQNNIPEEVVVFVDQNLVLQVFNNLFSNAIKFTPKGGLITAGITGKVEGRFLEVFVRDTGVGIKKGDLDKVFKVDTKFTTVGTAGEKGTGLGLSLVKEIVEKHGGSIDLTSKEGEGTTFNLSLPIASSRIALVESSATDRVLYAKIISNLLPGYEVDQFKDIESAAKSIINSVPALVISGHSFDERTGLDLIKSINSSFDRARIPVIILGNGLGKSENIAYSEAGAEAIFNKPVNLQKFKEAILNAVKTIFTLKPLNK
- a CDS encoding acyl-CoA thioesterase, which gives rise to MFSKFRSEIKVRPDDVDVNNHVHFTKYLDYVLAARYDQMENNYKFPMDDFLKRKLTWVVSKTTIEYKRSLMMGDTALVETGMESFGGANCTVDFTIFNKKTMKIVATGKFFYTLVSSETGRPVRLPDDVISYYSI
- a CDS encoding response regulator, with product MSLILAVDDHEQNIKYLETILKREKHDFIFAYDGETGMKMAFEYLPDLILLDIMLPGMNGLEVCQNLSSDEKTADIPIILVTARVTAEDTSIGLQAGAHDYVKKPFDRVEILARIHSALKFREIRKQMIESERLNMFAATVVTANHKIKQPLTVIKLAVSALKREISKPELSKEAITKRIDYIETAVNDVAYILDQLKEIQEPKMSDYVKDVKMVDIESSTKLSDPEL